A single genomic interval of Helianthus annuus cultivar XRQ/B chromosome 13, HanXRQr2.0-SUNRISE, whole genome shotgun sequence harbors:
- the LOC110898300 gene encoding L-type lectin-domain containing receptor kinase VIII.1 — protein MPLLPLLLILSFLCFSGNAATGTTSFDFQTLTLTSLKFLGDAHMFNNSVRLTKDLPVPNSGAGRVLYNKPVRFRRPETPTPASFITYFSFSIANLNPDSIGGGLAFVISPDDETVGDSGGFLGIPASSVSVEFDTLMDFEFKDVNGNHVGFDLDSMVSNQAADLDLINVNLKSGNRVNSWVEYSGSTQQLNISVSYSSSKPKSPILSVETNLNEFLTEFMFVGFAGSTQGSTEVHSVEWWSFSSSFDEPGPNSPSPPGPPSPTTTFMNPAANAVNSTPPSMAPTVSAQTGHASQKQSKCHNKLCKQGAGAVAGVVTAGAFFLALCTILLIWVYNKKFKHAKKPELFASDIFKNPKEFSYKELKQATKCFDPTRVIGHGAFGTVYKGILVDTGDVVAVKRNSHNGDQGKSEFISELSIIGSLRHRNLLRLQGWCHEKGEIMLVYDLMPNGSLDKALFESSFTLSWAYRKKILMGVASALAYLHHECENQVIHRDVKASNIMLDEGFNAKLGDFGLARQVEQNKSPDPTVAAGTMGYLAPEYLLTGRASEKTDVYSFGAVALEVASGRRPIEREAIGVGVNGQRSSLVDWAWGLHQQGRLLAAADGRLCGEFEEGEMRRVLLVGLVCSHPDPAVRPTMRSVVQMLEGEAEVPVVPRAKPSLSFSTSDLLLNLQDSVSDMNEIITLSTSSSEHSYNGDGLPLV, from the coding sequence ATGCCTCTGTTaccattattattaatattatccTTCCTCTGTTTTTCCGGCAATGCAGCCACCGGAACGACGTCGTTTGACTTCCAAACACTCACACTCACCAGCTTAAAGTTCTTAGGCGATGCCCACATGTTCAACAACAGTGTCCGACTCACCAAAGATCTTCCTGTCCCGAATTCCGGCGCCGGAAGGGTTTTATACAACAAACCAGTAAGATTCCGGCGACCGGAAACCCCAACTCCGGCGAGCTTCATAACTTATTTTTCATTCTCGATTGCAAATTTAAACCCGGATTCAATCGGTGGTGGGTTGGCTTTTGTCATCTCGCCGGACGATGAAACGGTGGGGGATTCCGGTGGGTTTTTGGGGATTCCGGCGAGCTCTGTTTCCGTTGAGTTTGATACGTTGATGGACTTTGAGTTTAAAGATGTTAATGGGAATCATGTGGGGTTTGATTTGGATTCAATGGTGTCGAATCAAGCTGCTGATTTGGATTTGATTAATGTGAATTTGAAAAGTGGTAACCGGGTCAACTCGTGGGTCGAGTACTCCGGGTCAACTCAGCAACTCAACATCTCCGTTTCATACTCGAGTTCAAAACCCAAATCTCCAATTTTATCAGTTGAAACAAATTTAAACGAGTTTTTGACCGAGTTCATGTTTGTCGGGTTCGCCGGGTCAACTCAGGGGAGCACTGAAGTCCACTCGGTTGAGTGGTGGAGTTTTAGTTCTTCTTTTGATGAACCGGGCCCGAACTCACCGTCGCCGCCGGGCCCACCGTCACCAACCACCACTTTTATGAACCCAGCTGCTAACGCCGTTAACTCAACGCCGCCGTCAATGGCGCCAACGGTGTCAGCACAAACGGGTCATGCGTCACAAAAACAGAGTAAATGTCATAATAAGTTGTGTAAACAGGGTGCCGGAGCGGTGGCCGGAGTTGTGACCGCCGGTGCATTCTTTTTAGCATTATGTACAATCTTGCTCATATGGGTTTATAACAAGAAGTTCAAACATGCGAAAAAACCGGAGCTTTTCGCTAGTGatattttcaaaaaccctaaagaaTTTTCATACAAAGAGCTTAAACAAGCAACTAAATGTTTTGACCCGACCCGGGTGATCGGGCATGGGGCGTTTGGGACGGTTTACAAAGGGATATTGGTGGATACCGGGGATGTTGTGGCGGTTAAGAGGAATAGTCATAATGGTGATCAAGGGAAGTCGGAGTTTATATCGGAGTTATCGATTATTGGGTCGCTTCGGCATAGGAATTTGTTGAGGTTACAAGGTTGGTGTCATGAGAAAGGTGAGATTATGCTTGTGTATGACTTGATGCCAAATGGGTCACTTGATAAAGCACTTTTTGAGTCAAGTTTCACATTGTCTTGGGCTTATAGGAAGAAGATTTTGATGGGTGTGGCTTCTGCTTTGGCTTATTTGCATCATGAATGTGAGAATCAAGTGATTCATAGAGATGTTAAGGCTAGTAATATTATGTTAGATGAAGGGTTTAATGCCAAATTGGGTGATTTTGGTTTAGCTAGACAAGTTGAGCAAAACAAGTCGCCGGACCCCACGGTGGCGGCCGGGACAATGGGGTACTTGGCGCCCGAGTATTTATTAACGGGCCGAGCGAGTGAGAAAACGGATGTTTATAGCTTCGGTGCGGTGGCGCTAGAGGTGGCTAGCGGGCGGAGGCCGATTGAAAGGGAGGCAATTGGGGTGGGGGTGAATGGGCAAAGGAGTAGTTTGGTTGATTGGGCTTGGGGTTTGCACCAACAAGGGCGGTTATTAGCAGCGGCGGACGGACGGTTGTGTGGTGAGTTTGAGGAGGGCGAGATGAGGAGAGTGTTATTAGTTGGGTTGGTTTGTTCACACCCGGACCCAGCGGTCCGACCTACTATGCGAAGTGTGGTTCAAATGCTTGAGGGTGAGGCTGAGGTGCCTGTGGTTCCAAGGGCTAAGCCCTCATTGAGCTTTAGCACTTCAGATTTGCTATTGAATTTACAAGATAGTGTGTCTGATATGAATGAGATCATTACACTTTCAACCTCCTCATCAGAACACAGCTACAATGGAGATGGGCTACCCTTggtttga
- the LOC110898301 gene encoding peroxidase 21, whose product MAIHKLLCNLSFIFLLFFHFGKGEIRLNYYSESCPNAEEIVKQEVISLYHKHGNTAVSWLRTLFHDCMVKSCDASILLESINGIQSEKTSTRNMGMRNFKYINTIKDALEKSCPMTVSCADIVALSARDGVVLLGGPHIEMKTGRKDSKESHLAEIDELLPNHNDSMAYVLSRFQSVGIDVEGTVALLGAHSVGRVHCANIVGRLYPTVDPTLDPNHAEYLKRRCPHPNPDPNAVEYSRNDLKTPMILDNMYYKNIMNNKGLLIVDQQLVSDPITSPFVENMATDNDYFHQQFSKALLTLSENNPLTEEDGEVRRDCRFVNSN is encoded by the exons ATGGCAATTCACAAGCTGCTTTGCAATCTAAGCTTCATTTTCCTCTTATTCTTCCATTTTG GTAAAGGTGAAATCCGATTAAATTACTATTCAGAAAGTTGTCCAAACGCCGAAGAAATTGTAAAACAAGAAGTTATAAGTTTGTACCATAAACATGGAAACACTGCGGTTTCTTGGCTTAGAACTCTCTTCCATGATTGCATGGTTAAG TCATGTGACGCATCAATATTATTGGAGAGCATAAATGGGATACAATCAGAAAAGACATCAACAAGAAACATGGGGATGAGAAACTTCAAGTacataaacacaatcaaagatGCACTTGAGAAGTCATGCCCCATGACTGTCTCTTGCGCGGACATTGTTGCTCTTTCGGCTAGAGATGGTGTCGTTTTG TTAGGAGGACCACACATTGAGATGAAAACCGGGCGAAAAGATAGCAAAGAAAGCCATCTTGCAGAAATCGATGAATTGCTACCGAATCATAATGATTCGATGGCGTATGTTCTTTCGCGCTTTCAATCCGTGGGAATTGATGTTGAAGGAACAGTTGCTCTCTTAG GTGCTCACTCAGTAGGTAGGGTCCATTGTGCCAACATAGTGGGCCGGCTCTATCCGACAGTTGACCCGACCTTGGACCCAAACCACGCTGAATACCTCAAGCGTCGTTGTCCCCATCCTAACCCAGACCCTAATGCTGTGGAATATTCAAGAAATGACCTAAAAACACCAATGATCTTAGACAACATGTATTACAAGAACATTATGAACAACAAAGGACTACTTATAGTTGATCAACAACTTGTTTCGGACCCGATTACATCTCCATTTGTTGAGAACATGGCAACGGATAACGATTACTTTCATCAACAGTTTTCTAAGGCTCTTCTCACTTTGTCAGAGAATAACCCGCTAACCGAGGAAGACGGCGAGGTTCGAAGAGATTGTCGTTTTGTAAATAGTAACTAA